A single window of Undibacterium sp. 5I1 DNA harbors:
- the qatD gene encoding Qat anti-phage system TatD family nuclease QatD → MMDFHCHLDLYPDARKIYAETLIKNEFTWLVTTSPRAYAATKNILPPCERLIVSPGLHPEVAERKASELDTLLEQLEPVVAVGEVGLDGSARYKESYALQHRIFSAVISRCANLGGRVISIHSRAAETEVLDYLERHPAFGLAVLHWFTGSASALRRASAGGCWFSVGPAMLASANGRNLASLMPRDRVVPESDGPFGKIAGASLMPWDAGNIACVLSSLWKLPIEQVADMLRANGRRLIEQVLR, encoded by the coding sequence ATGATGGATTTTCATTGCCATTTGGACCTATATCCTGATGCCAGGAAAATCTATGCCGAAACGCTGATAAAAAACGAATTCACGTGGCTGGTAACTACAAGCCCGAGAGCCTACGCTGCCACAAAAAATATTTTGCCTCCCTGCGAGCGACTCATCGTTTCGCCCGGGTTACATCCAGAAGTCGCAGAACGTAAGGCTTCAGAGCTTGATACGTTGTTGGAGCAACTGGAGCCCGTTGTAGCGGTTGGCGAGGTTGGGTTAGATGGTTCCGCGCGATATAAGGAATCCTATGCATTGCAGCATCGGATTTTCAGCGCAGTTATTTCGCGCTGCGCAAATCTTGGCGGCCGTGTCATTAGTATCCACTCAAGAGCTGCGGAAACGGAAGTTCTAGATTACCTTGAGCGCCATCCCGCATTCGGGCTGGCCGTTCTGCATTGGTTTACTGGTTCAGCATCCGCGCTCCGGCGCGCGTCGGCAGGAGGTTGTTGGTTTAGCGTAGGCCCTGCTATGTTAGCTTCAGCCAACGGAAGGAATTTGGCGTCGTTGATGCCGCGTGACCGCGTCGTGCCGGAAAGTGATGGCCCGTTTGGCAAAATTGCAGGAGCCTCTTTGATGCCCTGGGATGCAGGGAATATTGCCTGCGTATTATCGTCGCTTTGGAAATTGCCTATTGAGCAAGTTGCCGACATGCTGCGCGCAAATGGAAGGCGGCTAATTGAACAGGTTTTAAGGTAA
- a CDS encoding site-specific integrase yields MNDQNAILPPSNGPAPLENVTLSTDLDGSHGANRASGNRPQIAATNDIDAIKAWLTRFHDTKTTFDNYRKEAERLLLWSTIQLGKALSSLTHEDLLMYQVFLENPQPAIRWVMRDGRKFARAHPEWRPFAGPLSPASRRQAFIILNTLFSWLVNAGYLAGNPLSLSRQKNRKSKPRVTRFLEDRLWGEVKLTIEQMPRGTDRHREHYFRLRWLFSLMYLCGLRISEIVESSMGSFLRRRDKDGEDQWWLEILGKGDVLRIVPATSELMVELARYRREKGLSAAPIPGEEIPLLLPIGDQRRHLTRGGLHAIIKKVFEQTAARLRMKGEDFQADADRITAASAHWLRHTAATDMSNGDVDLLFVRDNLGHSSISTTDIYLHALDDERHAATEKNHKVNW; encoded by the coding sequence ATGAACGATCAAAATGCCATCTTGCCGCCATCTAACGGACCCGCGCCACTGGAAAATGTGACGCTATCCACCGATTTGGACGGCAGCCACGGGGCCAACCGAGCATCCGGCAACCGCCCTCAAATCGCCGCCACCAACGACATCGATGCGATCAAGGCTTGGCTGACGCGCTTCCACGACACCAAGACGACCTTCGACAATTACCGCAAGGAAGCCGAGCGTCTGCTGCTATGGTCGACTATCCAATTGGGCAAAGCCCTGTCGTCGCTGACGCACGAAGACTTATTGATGTATCAAGTTTTTCTTGAAAACCCGCAGCCGGCAATTCGCTGGGTCATGCGCGACGGCCGAAAGTTCGCGCGCGCCCATCCCGAATGGCGACCATTCGCGGGACCGCTCTCCCCCGCCAGCCGGCGCCAGGCATTTATCATTCTTAATACTTTATTCTCGTGGCTGGTTAATGCTGGCTACTTGGCCGGCAACCCACTGTCGCTCTCGCGGCAAAAAAACAGAAAGAGCAAGCCTCGTGTTACACGGTTTCTCGAAGACAGATTGTGGGGTGAGGTGAAACTGACCATTGAACAAATGCCCAGGGGTACGGACCGGCACCGTGAGCACTATTTCCGTTTGCGCTGGCTGTTCTCGTTGATGTATCTCTGTGGCTTGCGTATCAGCGAGATCGTTGAGAGTTCGATGGGCAGCTTTTTACGCCGCCGAGACAAGGATGGTGAAGATCAGTGGTGGCTAGAGATCCTTGGCAAAGGCGACGTGCTTCGAATTGTGCCGGCGACCAGCGAATTGATGGTCGAGCTCGCGCGCTACCGTCGCGAAAAGGGGCTGAGTGCTGCACCAATCCCGGGGGAAGAAATCCCCCTACTACTTCCGATTGGCGACCAGCGGCGCCATCTCACGCGCGGCGGCTTGCATGCGATTATCAAGAAAGTGTTCGAACAAACCGCGGCGCGGCTACGCATGAAGGGTGAGGACTTTCAAGCAGATGCTGATCGGATCACAGCGGCCTCGGCGCATTGGTTACGCCATACCGCAGCGACCGATATGTCCAACGGCGATGTTGATCTATTATTCGTTCGAGATAATTTAGGGCATTCGTCGATAAGTACCACTGACATTTATTTGCATGCTCTCGACGATGAACGCCATGCAGCCACGGAGAAAAATCATAAGGTCAACTGGTGA